In Heliangelus exortis chromosome 27, bHelExo1.hap1, whole genome shotgun sequence, the genomic window aaaaaaaaaaacaaaacccagggCAGGgccctcccaccccctttctGCCACCCAATTTGTCACCTCAGAGCCCCTGGGCTCAGtttttggggtgggggctgAATTTTTGTTCTTCCCTGAGTTCTGGGGTgctggagggttttttgttttggggtctTATcagttctttttgctttttggggtgTCGTATTTCCTCTTGCTTGAGTACCAGAGGAGCAGTGGGATCCCAATGGAAGGCAGAGTCATCACACCAAAAGCTGCCCAGTccagctggaaaagagaaattggGAGAAAAGAATCAAAAAAGGAGGTTTGGAGTCAACCCTCCAAACATTTTGGCTCCAATCCCCCCAGCTGGAATGaaaactttggggtttttctaGGAGAAAACTGATCTGGATGAACTGCAAACCCCACTTTGGGAGTTTTGGGGAAAGTTGGGGAGTTGGTTGTGGAAAGCTGGGGAGTTGTTCatcaggtgacctgcctggtggatgaggggctgtggatgtggtctacctggacttcagcaaggcctttgacaccatctcccacaggattctcctgaaaaagctgccagccaggagcactctgtgctgggttaggaactgctggagggcccagagagtggagctgaacggggctgcagcaaaatggcggccgtggtgtccaaaatggcggccgtggtgtcccccagggatcagtgctgggcccagtgctgttcaatatctttagtgaggatttagaggaggggattgagtccaGAATCAGCAAATTCccaggtgacaccaagctggggggagtgtggatcagctggaaggcaggagggctctgcagagggacctggagaggttggagagttgggctgatcccaacggggtgaggttcaacacaacaaccccatggggagctccaggctgggcacagaggggcagaaagggagctgggagtctggattgccaggaagctgaagaggaggcagcagtgtgcccaggtggccaagaaggccaatggcatcctgggctggctcaggaacagcgtggccagcaggtccagggaagggattctgcccctgtgctcagccctggggaggccacagcttgagtcctgtgtccagttctgggcccctcagctcaggaaggagcttgaggtgctggagcaggtccagagaagagcaaggaggctgggaagggatccagcacaagtcctgtgaggaagggctgagggagctgggggtgttgaggctggagaagaggaggctcaggggagacctcatcactctctgcaactccctgaaaggaggttggagccaggggggggttgggctcttttcccaggcaactctcagcaagacaagagggcttGGGattaagaatttattcctaatatccaacctaaacctcccctggcagagctgaagctctgccaggggaggtttaggttggatattaggaaaggattctttgcagagagggtgctcaggcattggaatgggctgcccagggaaggggtggattctccatccctggagatatttcaaaagagcctggatgtggcactcagtgccatgggctgggaaccacggggggagtggagcaagggttggagctgatgagctctgaggtcccttccaacccagcccattctaggattctgggattctatgaaatcaaACCCATCCCAGGCAGGGAGAAAGCTCCTGAGCTGGGAAATTCCAGCTCCTGAAGGTACTTACAAAGTGAGGGGAAAATCTCCTGTCAAATTCCCTCTGAGCCAggatccctccctgcccaggagCACTGCTGAATCCCACCTGgacaaaaagaaaggggaaaaaaaaatgcagcatctgccacttttccttctggaagtgcaaaaatccacagaggatTCAGAGAGGGTGGGAAAAGATCTCTGGATCACCACAGGGTGGTATCCATGGAAGTTTGGGATGTTCCCAGGGATGGAGtctccagcacctctctgggaGCCTCCAAGTCCTCAAGTTCCTCCTCATcttgaggtggaacttcccatgGATTTGGGAATTCTTTTGGattctttttctctcacctGATCCACCCCTGAAGATCCAAGGTgcccctcagtcttctccagactaatAAGACCCAAATTCCCTCagattttccatggaaaagagCTGCCCCAGTGCCCTCACCACCttctctgtcccctctccagcacttccctctcctttttggACCAGAAAGCCCcaaacagagcagagagggagggggatTTACCCCCCTGGACCCTCTCCAGGGATTATTTTTGCCCCATTGTCCCCCAAATCTTTTTCCAGAGAGCTGTTTTCCACCAGGatcccccctctccccatcctgggGTTGTTTTaatccttctgctgctgttgggaATTTCCCTCCAGTTCCATTCTGGGTAGgatggggtgggtttggggtggaaTTTGGGGGAGAATCCCTTGATTTCAGCAACTTACCACAACCTGTCCCCCCTCCTGGGCCAGGTAGGTGATGGTGGCAGAGGTGAAGTTGAAGTATCCAGCTTTGAGGGGTCGTAGGACCACGGTGTGGGAGACATTGCTGGCACTGGGAAGTGGgaattaagggaaaaaaaaaaaacccaaactgatgggaatctggaggaaaaaagagctggaggagggatTTCAAGCCAGGAAAAGATACGGAGCAATCCTGTCCCACTTGACATTGAGCATCCCAGAGACAATCCCAAAATCTTCTGGAGGGAAGGAATCATCTGAGAGTTCCACATCCAGGGCAGCActggaaagagaggggggaggagggggttcagctccctgggggctgcagccccctccctgccagctcagcagctggaaaaatagGGGGGGAATGTtgaaaagaacaaaggaaaagtgggggtgggtgagggggagcagggaaatagggaaaaaaaaaaaaaagagggagaaggggcaAAGAAAGGAGAATGGGAAAAGAAAGTGAAGGGAGAAAAACTGGGGTAGAAATGTTAAAAAGCACCAAGAAAAGGTGAGGAGGAGCAAGgatataggggaaaaaaagagggagaagggacaaagaaaaggagaatggGAAAAGAAAGTGCAGGGGGAAAAATTGGGGTGGAAAtgttaaaaagcagcaagaaaaggcGAGGACAAgcagggaaatggggaaaaaaagagggagaaggggaaaagaaagtgCAGGGGGAAAAACTGGGGTGGAAGTGTTGAAAAGCACCAAGAAAAGGTGGGGAtggctgaggaggagcagggaaataggaaaaaaaataaaaaaaaaaagagggagaagggacGAAGAAAGGAGAATGGAAAAAGTGCAGGGGGAAAAATTGGGGTGGAAAtgttaaaaagcagcaagaaaaggaggaggagcagggaaataggaaaaaaaaaaaaaaaaaaaaaagggagaagggacaaagaaaggaaaacgGGAAGACAAAGTGCAGGGGGAAACCTTCAGGTACAGAGTAGGGGGGGGAAAATGTTcagagcagatggaaaaaaaatttccagccCAAATTCCCAGTCAGGAAAGATTTCCCTTTCCCAGGAGGAAAAGTTTTACCTGGAGCCAACGTTGTAGATGTTGTACTGCAGAGTCAGGTCCTTGCCCTCCACTGCATATCTGTTCAGCAGGGACTTGGAAGCCAAAAGTCTGGCACCTTCCTCACCCTGAGCCACAAAAAGCTGAGCCAGagccagaaccagaaccaggAGCTTCATctggagaaagaacaaaaaaaaaaaaaaaaatttaaaaaagtcattattcaattggaaaaaaaaaaagcaaaaaaacaaacaaacaaacaaaaaacaggagagttttttccaggctttttttttcccctcctttcccacctcccttttccttccctttgggCCACGTGTCACACAGCACCACTGATTCCCagaggggtttggaagggaaAGGACCTTAAATCCCACCCATTCCcactccctgccatgggcagggacctctccctccagcccagggggctccaaaccccatccaaatCCCcaacaattccagggatggggcagccacagcttctgggggcaacctggggctcagcaccctcaccccaaacaatttctccccagtttctcctctccatctcccctcttccagttcaaagccattccctctcctcccatccctccaggcccttgtcccaagtccctccccagctttcctggagccccttcagccactggaaaatgctccaaggtctccccagaaccttctccttctcctccttttccttttccttcttttccttttcctcctccttcttttcctccttttcctcctccttcttttccttctccttttccttttccttctccttcttttcctcctccttcttttcctccttttctttttccttcttgtccttctccttctcctcctccttcttttccttctccttttcctcctccttcttttccttttccttcttctctttcttctccttttccttctccttttcctccttttccttctcctccttttccttttccttcttttcctcctccttcttttcctccttttccttttccttctccttcttttccttttccttctccttcttttcctccttttccttttccttcttttccttctccttttcctcctccttcttttccttttccttcttctcttccttctccttttccttctcctccttttcctacTCTTTTTCTCCACCCTCAACACCCCCAATTCTCTCTCCCagcctccagagctgctccagcccctcccagcagctccaggatcTCCTCTGGATCAGCTCCAACCCCTCCGTGTCCTTCTGGGCATTCAGAACCGGACCGAGGGCTCGTGagagggaagcagaagggaaatCCCAGGATTTGctgttccctgctcccacctcagagcctcccccccccctttccccttcccaaaCTTTTCCCCTCAGGATTCCCAACTCCTGCACCGCCCCTTCCAGAGACCCCGAACCGAACCGATCCGATCCAAACCAAACCGAAGCGATCCGGTTCTATCCGAAACCGATCTGATCCGATCCGATCTAATCCGGTCCGACCCGAACCAAACCGAACCGAAGCTTTGCTCCGGACCGACCCGATCCGATCCGAGTCGAACCAAAGCGAACCGAACCGATGCGATCCGCTCCGCTCCGAACCGCTCTGGACCGATCCAATCCGAACCAAAGCGAACCGAACACACGCGGTCCGCTCCGCTCTGAACCGATCAGAACCAACTCGATCCGGTCCGAACCGATCCGATTCGATCCAATCAGAACCTAACGGAACCGAACCGATTCCCCCCCCTCACCGTCTCAGCTCCGCGGCACCTCAGGCCCGGCCGAGTCAGCGCCGCGGCAGCGGAACTACGTCACACACCGGAAGTGCGTgccccggggcatgctgggaaGTGTAGTCCCAACCGCCCCGTTGAGCACTCGGCGCATGCGCAGAGCGCGGCCCCACGCCGGGCACAGGGAAAGCGCCgcagggaaaagggggaggaaaaaaaaggtttttttgggaaaaaatggggCTGGGAAAACACAGAGGGATGCGCACAACCCCCTGCACGGCCCCGGCAGAACCGAACCGG contains:
- the SSR2 gene encoding translocon-associated protein subunit beta codes for the protein MKLLVLVLALAQLFVAQGEEGARLLASKSLLNRYAVEGKDLTLQYNIYNVGSSAALDVELSDDSFPPEDFGIVSGMLNVKWDRIAPASNVSHTVVLRPLKAGYFNFTSATITYLAQEGGQVVVGFSSAPGQGGILAQREFDRRFSPHFLDWAAFGVMTLPSIGIPLLLWYSSKRKYDTPKSKKN